From Balaenoptera acutorostrata chromosome 8, mBalAcu1.1, whole genome shotgun sequence, the proteins below share one genomic window:
- the LOC103017184 gene encoding cytochrome P450 27C1 isoform X5, which yields MGSWQEYRDLRGRSTGLISAEGEQWLKMRSVLRQRILKPKDVAIFAGEINQVIADLIKRIYFLKSQAEDGETVTNINDLFFKYSMEGVATILYERRLGCLENSVPQATMDYIEALGLMFCTFKTSMYAGAIPRWLRPLIPKPWREFCRSWDGLFKFSQIHVDNKLRDIQCQMDRGERARGGLLTYLFLSQELTREEIYANLTEMLLAGVDTTSFTLSWAVYLLARHPEVQQTVYREIVRNLGERHVPTAADVPKVPLVRALLKETLRLFPVLPGNGRVTQEDLIVGGYLIPRGTQLALCHYATSYEDENFPRAKEFRPERWLRPGNLRRVDNFGSIPFGYGARSCIGRRIAELEIHLLVIQLLQRFEIKISPWTKTVHAKTHGLLMPEEPIHVRFVNRK from the exons ATGGGGTCCTGGCAGGAGTACCGAGACTTACGGGGCAGATCCACCGGGCTCATCTCCGC GGAGGGTGAACAGTGGCTCAAGATGAGAAGTGTGTTGAGACAAAGAATTCTGAAACCGAAAGATGTGGCCATTTTTGCAGGAGAAATCAACCAAGTTATTGCTGATTTAATTAAAAGAATCTACTTCCTCAAGAGCCAGGCAGAAGATGGGGAGACTGTGACCAACATCAATGaccttttcttcaaatattcaatGGAAG GCGTGGCCACCATTCTTTACGAGCGTCGTCTGGGCTGCCTGGAGAACAGCGTCCCGCAGGCGACCATGGACTACATCGAGGCCCTGGGGCTCATGTTCTGCACGTTCAAGACGTCCATGTACGCCGGTGCCATCCCCAGGTGGCTGCGCCCGCTCATCCCCAAACCCTGGCGGGAGTTCTGCAGGTCCTGGGATGGACTCTTCAAATTCA GCCAAATCCACGTTGACAACAAGCTGAGGGACATACAGTGCCAAATGGACCGAGGGGAGAGAGCGAGAGGGGGCCTGCTCACGTACCTCTTCCTCAGCCAGGAGCTGACACGGGAGGAAATCTACGCCAACCTGACCGAGATGCTGCTGGCCGGTGTGGACACG ACATCGTTCACGTTGTCCTGGGCAGTGTATCTCCTCGCGAGGCACCCGGAAGTGCAGCAGACCGTGTACCGGGAGATAGTGAGGAATTTGGGGGAAAGGCATGTTCCCACGGCTGCAGACGTCCCCAAAGTCCCACTGGTCCGAGCTCTGCTTAAGGAAACCTTGAG GCTGTTTCCAGTGCTGCCAGGGAATGGCCGGGTCACCCAGGAAGACCTGATTGTTGGCGGGTATCTGATTCCCAGAGGC ACCCAGCTGGCCCTCTGCCACTATGCCACCTCCTACGAGGATGAGAACTTCCCTCGGGCCAAGGAGTTCCGGCCTGAGCGCTGGCTGCGGCCAGGCAACCTGCGCAGGGTTGACAATTTCGGGTCCATCCCCTTCGGCTACGGGGCTCGAAGCTGCATTGGGCGGAGGATTGCAGAACTGGAGATCCACCTTCTCGTGATCCAG
- the LOC103017184 gene encoding cytochrome P450 27C1 isoform X1: protein MALLARILKARLRPAPERGPWQPRPTDARLPARARAEDKGAGRSGAPRAGGRAGGPRSLAAMPGPRTLANLVEFFWKDGFSRIHEIQQKHTREYGKIFKSHFGPQFVVSVADRDLVAQVLRAEGAAPQRANMGSWQEYRDLRGRSTGLISAEGEQWLKMRSVLRQRILKPKDVAIFAGEINQVIADLIKRIYFLKSQAEDGETVTNINDLFFKYSMEGVATILYERRLGCLENSVPQATMDYIEALGLMFCTFKTSMYAGAIPRWLRPLIPKPWREFCRSWDGLFKFSQIHVDNKLRDIQCQMDRGERARGGLLTYLFLSQELTREEIYANLTEMLLAGVDTTSFTLSWAVYLLARHPEVQQTVYREIVRNLGERHVPTAADVPKVPLVRALLKETLRLFPVLPGNGRVTQEDLIVGGYLIPRGTQLALCHYATSYEDENFPRAKEFRPERWLRPGNLRRVDNFGSIPFGYGARSCIGRRIAELEIHLLVIQLLQRFEIKISPWTKTVHAKTHGLLMPEEPIHVRFVNRK, encoded by the exons ATGGCTCTGCTGGCGCGGATACTCAAAGCCCGTCTGCGCCCGGCGCCCGAGCGGGGCCCTTGGCAGCCTCGGCCCACGGACGCCAGGCTCCCGGCGAGGGCGCGGGCCGAGGACAAAGGAGCCGGGCGGTCGGGGGCGCCGCGGGCCGGGGGCCGGGCAGGGGGGCCCCGGAGCCTCGCCGCCATGCCGGGACCCCGGACCCTCGCCAACCTGGTGGAGTTCTTCTGGAAGGACGGCTTCAGCCGCATCCACGAGATCCAG CAGAAACACACACGGGAATATGGAAAAATCTTCAAGTCTCACTTTGGTCCTCAGTTTGTAGTATCTGTTGCAGACCGAGACCTGGTGGCTCAGGTGCTCCGGGCAGAGGGGGCCGCACCCCAGAGAGCCAACATGGGGTCCTGGCAGGAGTACCGAGACTTACGGGGCAGATCCACCGGGCTCATCTCCGC GGAGGGTGAACAGTGGCTCAAGATGAGAAGTGTGTTGAGACAAAGAATTCTGAAACCGAAAGATGTGGCCATTTTTGCAGGAGAAATCAACCAAGTTATTGCTGATTTAATTAAAAGAATCTACTTCCTCAAGAGCCAGGCAGAAGATGGGGAGACTGTGACCAACATCAATGaccttttcttcaaatattcaatGGAAG GCGTGGCCACCATTCTTTACGAGCGTCGTCTGGGCTGCCTGGAGAACAGCGTCCCGCAGGCGACCATGGACTACATCGAGGCCCTGGGGCTCATGTTCTGCACGTTCAAGACGTCCATGTACGCCGGTGCCATCCCCAGGTGGCTGCGCCCGCTCATCCCCAAACCCTGGCGGGAGTTCTGCAGGTCCTGGGATGGACTCTTCAAATTCA GCCAAATCCACGTTGACAACAAGCTGAGGGACATACAGTGCCAAATGGACCGAGGGGAGAGAGCGAGAGGGGGCCTGCTCACGTACCTCTTCCTCAGCCAGGAGCTGACACGGGAGGAAATCTACGCCAACCTGACCGAGATGCTGCTGGCCGGTGTGGACACG ACATCGTTCACGTTGTCCTGGGCAGTGTATCTCCTCGCGAGGCACCCGGAAGTGCAGCAGACCGTGTACCGGGAGATAGTGAGGAATTTGGGGGAAAGGCATGTTCCCACGGCTGCAGACGTCCCCAAAGTCCCACTGGTCCGAGCTCTGCTTAAGGAAACCTTGAG GCTGTTTCCAGTGCTGCCAGGGAATGGCCGGGTCACCCAGGAAGACCTGATTGTTGGCGGGTATCTGATTCCCAGAGGC ACCCAGCTGGCCCTCTGCCACTATGCCACCTCCTACGAGGATGAGAACTTCCCTCGGGCCAAGGAGTTCCGGCCTGAGCGCTGGCTGCGGCCAGGCAACCTGCGCAGGGTTGACAATTTCGGGTCCATCCCCTTCGGCTACGGGGCTCGAAGCTGCATTGGGCGGAGGATTGCAGAACTGGAGATCCACCTTCTCGTGATCCAG
- the LOC103017184 gene encoding cytochrome P450 27C1 isoform X4, translating into MALLARILKARLRPAPERGPWQPRPTDARLPARARAEDKGAGRSGAPRAGGRAGGPRSLAAMPGPRTLANLVEFFWKDGFSRIHEIQTETWWLRCSGQRGPHPREPTWGPGRSTETYGADPPGSSPREINQVIADLIKRIYFLKSQAEDGETVTNINDLFFKYSMEGVATILYERRLGCLENSVPQATMDYIEALGLMFCTFKTSMYAGAIPRWLRPLIPKPWREFCRSWDGLFKFSQIHVDNKLRDIQCQMDRGERARGGLLTYLFLSQELTREEIYANLTEMLLAGVDTTSFTLSWAVYLLARHPEVQQTVYREIVRNLGERHVPTAADVPKVPLVRALLKETLRLFPVLPGNGRVTQEDLIVGGYLIPRGTQLALCHYATSYEDENFPRAKEFRPERWLRPGNLRRVDNFGSIPFGYGARSCIGRRIAELEIHLLVIQLLQRFEIKISPWTKTVHAKTHGLLMPEEPIHVRFVNRK; encoded by the exons ATGGCTCTGCTGGCGCGGATACTCAAAGCCCGTCTGCGCCCGGCGCCCGAGCGGGGCCCTTGGCAGCCTCGGCCCACGGACGCCAGGCTCCCGGCGAGGGCGCGGGCCGAGGACAAAGGAGCCGGGCGGTCGGGGGCGCCGCGGGCCGGGGGCCGGGCAGGGGGGCCCCGGAGCCTCGCCGCCATGCCGGGACCCCGGACCCTCGCCAACCTGGTGGAGTTCTTCTGGAAGGACGGCTTCAGCCGCATCCACGAGATCCAG ACCGAGACCTGGTGGCTCAGGTGCTCCGGGCAGAGGGGGCCGCACCCCAGAGAGCCAACATGGGGTCCTGGCAGGAGTACCGAGACTTACGGGGCAGATCCACCGGGCTCATCTCCGC GAGAAATCAACCAAGTTATTGCTGATTTAATTAAAAGAATCTACTTCCTCAAGAGCCAGGCAGAAGATGGGGAGACTGTGACCAACATCAATGaccttttcttcaaatattcaatGGAAG GCGTGGCCACCATTCTTTACGAGCGTCGTCTGGGCTGCCTGGAGAACAGCGTCCCGCAGGCGACCATGGACTACATCGAGGCCCTGGGGCTCATGTTCTGCACGTTCAAGACGTCCATGTACGCCGGTGCCATCCCCAGGTGGCTGCGCCCGCTCATCCCCAAACCCTGGCGGGAGTTCTGCAGGTCCTGGGATGGACTCTTCAAATTCA GCCAAATCCACGTTGACAACAAGCTGAGGGACATACAGTGCCAAATGGACCGAGGGGAGAGAGCGAGAGGGGGCCTGCTCACGTACCTCTTCCTCAGCCAGGAGCTGACACGGGAGGAAATCTACGCCAACCTGACCGAGATGCTGCTGGCCGGTGTGGACACG ACATCGTTCACGTTGTCCTGGGCAGTGTATCTCCTCGCGAGGCACCCGGAAGTGCAGCAGACCGTGTACCGGGAGATAGTGAGGAATTTGGGGGAAAGGCATGTTCCCACGGCTGCAGACGTCCCCAAAGTCCCACTGGTCCGAGCTCTGCTTAAGGAAACCTTGAG GCTGTTTCCAGTGCTGCCAGGGAATGGCCGGGTCACCCAGGAAGACCTGATTGTTGGCGGGTATCTGATTCCCAGAGGC ACCCAGCTGGCCCTCTGCCACTATGCCACCTCCTACGAGGATGAGAACTTCCCTCGGGCCAAGGAGTTCCGGCCTGAGCGCTGGCTGCGGCCAGGCAACCTGCGCAGGGTTGACAATTTCGGGTCCATCCCCTTCGGCTACGGGGCTCGAAGCTGCATTGGGCGGAGGATTGCAGAACTGGAGATCCACCTTCTCGTGATCCAG
- the LOC103017184 gene encoding cytochrome P450 27C1 isoform X2: MALLARILKARLRPAPERGPWQPRPTDARLPARARAEDKGAGRSGAPRAGGRAGGPRSLAAMPGPRTLANLVEFFWKDGFSRIHEIQKHTREYGKIFKSHFGPQFVVSVADRDLVAQVLRAEGAAPQRANMGSWQEYRDLRGRSTGLISAEGEQWLKMRSVLRQRILKPKDVAIFAGEINQVIADLIKRIYFLKSQAEDGETVTNINDLFFKYSMEGVATILYERRLGCLENSVPQATMDYIEALGLMFCTFKTSMYAGAIPRWLRPLIPKPWREFCRSWDGLFKFSQIHVDNKLRDIQCQMDRGERARGGLLTYLFLSQELTREEIYANLTEMLLAGVDTTSFTLSWAVYLLARHPEVQQTVYREIVRNLGERHVPTAADVPKVPLVRALLKETLRLFPVLPGNGRVTQEDLIVGGYLIPRGTQLALCHYATSYEDENFPRAKEFRPERWLRPGNLRRVDNFGSIPFGYGARSCIGRRIAELEIHLLVIQLLQRFEIKISPWTKTVHAKTHGLLMPEEPIHVRFVNRK, translated from the exons ATGGCTCTGCTGGCGCGGATACTCAAAGCCCGTCTGCGCCCGGCGCCCGAGCGGGGCCCTTGGCAGCCTCGGCCCACGGACGCCAGGCTCCCGGCGAGGGCGCGGGCCGAGGACAAAGGAGCCGGGCGGTCGGGGGCGCCGCGGGCCGGGGGCCGGGCAGGGGGGCCCCGGAGCCTCGCCGCCATGCCGGGACCCCGGACCCTCGCCAACCTGGTGGAGTTCTTCTGGAAGGACGGCTTCAGCCGCATCCACGAGATCCAG AAACACACACGGGAATATGGAAAAATCTTCAAGTCTCACTTTGGTCCTCAGTTTGTAGTATCTGTTGCAGACCGAGACCTGGTGGCTCAGGTGCTCCGGGCAGAGGGGGCCGCACCCCAGAGAGCCAACATGGGGTCCTGGCAGGAGTACCGAGACTTACGGGGCAGATCCACCGGGCTCATCTCCGC GGAGGGTGAACAGTGGCTCAAGATGAGAAGTGTGTTGAGACAAAGAATTCTGAAACCGAAAGATGTGGCCATTTTTGCAGGAGAAATCAACCAAGTTATTGCTGATTTAATTAAAAGAATCTACTTCCTCAAGAGCCAGGCAGAAGATGGGGAGACTGTGACCAACATCAATGaccttttcttcaaatattcaatGGAAG GCGTGGCCACCATTCTTTACGAGCGTCGTCTGGGCTGCCTGGAGAACAGCGTCCCGCAGGCGACCATGGACTACATCGAGGCCCTGGGGCTCATGTTCTGCACGTTCAAGACGTCCATGTACGCCGGTGCCATCCCCAGGTGGCTGCGCCCGCTCATCCCCAAACCCTGGCGGGAGTTCTGCAGGTCCTGGGATGGACTCTTCAAATTCA GCCAAATCCACGTTGACAACAAGCTGAGGGACATACAGTGCCAAATGGACCGAGGGGAGAGAGCGAGAGGGGGCCTGCTCACGTACCTCTTCCTCAGCCAGGAGCTGACACGGGAGGAAATCTACGCCAACCTGACCGAGATGCTGCTGGCCGGTGTGGACACG ACATCGTTCACGTTGTCCTGGGCAGTGTATCTCCTCGCGAGGCACCCGGAAGTGCAGCAGACCGTGTACCGGGAGATAGTGAGGAATTTGGGGGAAAGGCATGTTCCCACGGCTGCAGACGTCCCCAAAGTCCCACTGGTCCGAGCTCTGCTTAAGGAAACCTTGAG GCTGTTTCCAGTGCTGCCAGGGAATGGCCGGGTCACCCAGGAAGACCTGATTGTTGGCGGGTATCTGATTCCCAGAGGC ACCCAGCTGGCCCTCTGCCACTATGCCACCTCCTACGAGGATGAGAACTTCCCTCGGGCCAAGGAGTTCCGGCCTGAGCGCTGGCTGCGGCCAGGCAACCTGCGCAGGGTTGACAATTTCGGGTCCATCCCCTTCGGCTACGGGGCTCGAAGCTGCATTGGGCGGAGGATTGCAGAACTGGAGATCCACCTTCTCGTGATCCAG
- the LOC103017184 gene encoding cytochrome P450 27C1 isoform X3, with amino-acid sequence MALLARILKARLRPAPERGPWQPRPTDARLPARARAEDKGAGRSGAPRAGGRAGGPRSLAAMPGPRTLANLVEFFWKDGFSRIHEIQTETWWLRCSGQRGPHPREPTWGPGRSTETYGADPPGSSPREEGEQWLKMRSVLRQRILKPKDVAIFAGEINQVIADLIKRIYFLKSQAEDGETVTNINDLFFKYSMEGVATILYERRLGCLENSVPQATMDYIEALGLMFCTFKTSMYAGAIPRWLRPLIPKPWREFCRSWDGLFKFSQIHVDNKLRDIQCQMDRGERARGGLLTYLFLSQELTREEIYANLTEMLLAGVDTTSFTLSWAVYLLARHPEVQQTVYREIVRNLGERHVPTAADVPKVPLVRALLKETLRLFPVLPGNGRVTQEDLIVGGYLIPRGTQLALCHYATSYEDENFPRAKEFRPERWLRPGNLRRVDNFGSIPFGYGARSCIGRRIAELEIHLLVIQLLQRFEIKISPWTKTVHAKTHGLLMPEEPIHVRFVNRK; translated from the exons ATGGCTCTGCTGGCGCGGATACTCAAAGCCCGTCTGCGCCCGGCGCCCGAGCGGGGCCCTTGGCAGCCTCGGCCCACGGACGCCAGGCTCCCGGCGAGGGCGCGGGCCGAGGACAAAGGAGCCGGGCGGTCGGGGGCGCCGCGGGCCGGGGGCCGGGCAGGGGGGCCCCGGAGCCTCGCCGCCATGCCGGGACCCCGGACCCTCGCCAACCTGGTGGAGTTCTTCTGGAAGGACGGCTTCAGCCGCATCCACGAGATCCAG ACCGAGACCTGGTGGCTCAGGTGCTCCGGGCAGAGGGGGCCGCACCCCAGAGAGCCAACATGGGGTCCTGGCAGGAGTACCGAGACTTACGGGGCAGATCCACCGGGCTCATCTCCGCGTGA GGAGGGTGAACAGTGGCTCAAGATGAGAAGTGTGTTGAGACAAAGAATTCTGAAACCGAAAGATGTGGCCATTTTTGCAGGAGAAATCAACCAAGTTATTGCTGATTTAATTAAAAGAATCTACTTCCTCAAGAGCCAGGCAGAAGATGGGGAGACTGTGACCAACATCAATGaccttttcttcaaatattcaatGGAAG GCGTGGCCACCATTCTTTACGAGCGTCGTCTGGGCTGCCTGGAGAACAGCGTCCCGCAGGCGACCATGGACTACATCGAGGCCCTGGGGCTCATGTTCTGCACGTTCAAGACGTCCATGTACGCCGGTGCCATCCCCAGGTGGCTGCGCCCGCTCATCCCCAAACCCTGGCGGGAGTTCTGCAGGTCCTGGGATGGACTCTTCAAATTCA GCCAAATCCACGTTGACAACAAGCTGAGGGACATACAGTGCCAAATGGACCGAGGGGAGAGAGCGAGAGGGGGCCTGCTCACGTACCTCTTCCTCAGCCAGGAGCTGACACGGGAGGAAATCTACGCCAACCTGACCGAGATGCTGCTGGCCGGTGTGGACACG ACATCGTTCACGTTGTCCTGGGCAGTGTATCTCCTCGCGAGGCACCCGGAAGTGCAGCAGACCGTGTACCGGGAGATAGTGAGGAATTTGGGGGAAAGGCATGTTCCCACGGCTGCAGACGTCCCCAAAGTCCCACTGGTCCGAGCTCTGCTTAAGGAAACCTTGAG GCTGTTTCCAGTGCTGCCAGGGAATGGCCGGGTCACCCAGGAAGACCTGATTGTTGGCGGGTATCTGATTCCCAGAGGC ACCCAGCTGGCCCTCTGCCACTATGCCACCTCCTACGAGGATGAGAACTTCCCTCGGGCCAAGGAGTTCCGGCCTGAGCGCTGGCTGCGGCCAGGCAACCTGCGCAGGGTTGACAATTTCGGGTCCATCCCCTTCGGCTACGGGGCTCGAAGCTGCATTGGGCGGAGGATTGCAGAACTGGAGATCCACCTTCTCGTGATCCAG